ATtttgaaaggaaaacaacttgATTAGAGAAGACGAAGGAGAACAACTTGTTcctaaaatcaaatcaagcagTAAATGAGATGAGGTCAAAGGAAAACTCCTGGATCTTATAATAAGATGAGGGAAATGCATCTAAAATCTACTCCTTAATCACAAAACTACTACTGGGAGGAAAAAGTTCAAGCTAAAGAAAGATACAATAGCTgacaaattataaaacaaaagatcCCATGATATTTCTTAAGAttacaataatatttatgtggaaaattattataaaatataaaacaaaactacaATTATACATAGATCCCTGTACCCCTTGAGCAATGGAGTTTTCCATAAAGCACTTCCCAAAGTATATTGCTAAATAGAAAGAcgaaaagtacatacatatgtacgtctaAGATATttagagaaaaaaaaccctaCATTTTTGTATCTATAAGAAAGAGATGCATATTGATCGATTGCGGATACCTTGTTCCAGAGAAGAGGTAAACTAAATTGCTAGAATGCAAAAAGTAGTGTCCCAAGGCAAGCATAAagctaacaaaaataaacaaaacaataaaatttgaGTAAAGTGCAATCTTTAAGAGAAAGTTGCATCTATTgagtgtaaagaaaatgtgctAGAATGCACATACCATGCCCAAAGTATCGCTGTAAAGGAGAAGCCTAAAGCTAAGCTAAGATATTGCATAGAAAATCCCATAAAGAACCCCTAAATGTAGTGCCAAAGTTAAACGGCAAACATCATTCTTCTATCATTATCTATCACAATTATTACTTATAATAACCAATGTAGAACAATCTGTTTTTGAAAGCCATTTTAGTGCCTGAAAAAGATGataaaggaaaacaatttctACACTGGATTCACCTACTGCCCTCTGCCCAATCAATCGTATGAACCAATCAATCGGTAGAGCATTAAGCCCTAAGCCATTTCTAGCATAAGTTCTTTCGATTTTGTATAGCTTTTAGTTACTATatcttacacacacacacacctccaTACGCACACCACACATACCAGTTTGTCAGTGTTTCTCATTAATTTCTGCCAGTTCTCCGCCCTGCCAGTGGTCttttattcgttttgtttcgttcttGTTCCTTTCATTCCacactaaacaaaaacatttaacacaaAAACCCAAGAAGTCAGAGCCCGTAAACCGAGAACATTTCATGTGCTAAAGTCTAATTAAGTGCATAGTTTTTAGTGTTGGTTGGGGTCTAGAGCTGCCCCCGTGattacacaaaacaaataaataaactgaataaataaatcaaatacaaaactTAAAACTCTGATGTTTCAATGAAGGAAAAAAATTTAAAGACTAGCTTCAGGGGGCTGGAAGTTTTAAGGAAGGTCTAAAGCTGATTTGGTAGATGAACACAAAAGCTATAGCTTTGGTTAAGATATCTTTAGGAACTACAAAGTTTTCTATCTTATAGAAAAcataatgtaaaatttgaaactACAGCGAAGATTTCAATTTCTTTAGAAAGAACAAACTTTTCCATACAAatacttttttgtttacaaGTTTTTCCTTTGTCTGTAGGAGATTTATAATTTCTAGTTTCAATTTTGGGAGAAATTAGAGacccaaaacatttttgcaaattatttggaaatttttaagaattttccTATGGAAACTTCCATTGCACTTCCAAAGATTTGATCTAgtttgaatataattttataaaattataCAGAATAAGTGAGGAATACTGCTGCACTTGAGTGTTCTTTCAGAACTATACAGTTTTCGTGTGAAAACTATATGTTTGATCAGTCGAAATGGGTTCGTTTCGAGCATAAATGTATCTATGGAACTTACTACTTTTTGAGCTATATGTGGAATGAAACTAGTGGTTCCATATCATATCATTATAATCTCTAAACTAATCAGAACTACTCCGCTCATCATTTTGCTACAAAATAACATCCTCTATAAGTTCAAAACAGTTCTCTGACCTTAAAGTTTATACAAAATTCAGAGCTAAACGAAttgttttcaaatatttacagctTTATACCCATGGGGGAAATAGTCCTAGAGGATTGCTACAACGATGCCGAGGAAGAGTACGATTCGGAGGACTCGAATCAGGAGAATTACTATGCCAACGATTATCCCGATGATGAGGAAGCAGCCATGGGCTCTGACGAGGATTTGGCACGTGAAATGAacaagtttgtttttggtaaGTGGAAGATGTTGAAATATCCGTGGAACGGTCGGAAATaatcctctctctttcacagacgacgacgaagatGATGAAGATGGCAATGTCAGCTCCAGTGACTCGGAGGGCTTCAACACGTATCATGATCCCTATGTCCATTCGATTGACACCTCACACGACAGCTTCACGGATGATGTGGATTTCTGCAACACGGATCGTGAGCGTGGCAGCGCCTATGAGCGCTACAAGCGTCGCATTCTGCGGGAGCTGGATCAGGATTTGAATCCTCAGCCCGTTCAGCTGAAGCCGGATGACTTGGAATccgatgaagatgatgatgcagAGGATTCCTTTGCCAGCGCCGatgataaataaaatgtttacacttttcttgcttttcaaatttaaaataaaattcatgttaaattcacttttatttgcctttaaatttgtttttgtgttcagTCTTAACGTCGCCCATATGTGGGCGGGGCGCACAACCCTCCATGTAGAGGCGCAGCGTCTCCTCGTCCATCTTTTCGTTCTCCTTGGGCGGCTTGTAGTCGAGCACATGGTCGACGCGCAGTGACCGCTCCATGATTTTAATGCCATTCAGATTGTCCACGGCCAGCACCGTGGAGCGCTGATCCTCGTAGCACAGGAAACAGAAGCCCTTGGACTTTCCAGTCTTGGAGTCGCGCACCAGATTGATGTTGACCACTTCGCCGTACTGCGAGAAGACGCAAATGATGTCGCCCTCGGAGAGTGTGTAGGGGAAGCCGGCCACAAAGATCCACGCCGAGTCGCGGTACATGTCGTGCCAGCTCTTCTTACCTGCACCCTGTTGCAGGTCGTGCTCGCTGAGTTTTAGCAcgtttttcatatttgttaggggattcattttgcttttagtaagttttaaattaaatgaaatacaagTTCGAGGCTTTGTTTACGTTCAGCGGTAAtgacaacaaacaaacgttTTCTACCCATGAACGGAAAACATATTCTTCAAAtttgatattccatttaatattcTGAGCAAGTTTTGGCGCTTAGCACTTGGAATATTGTTTCAAGCGATTGATGCATACATTTTCTACTAGACTAGcaatatttaaaaactaatttcatttaattatttataaaatacggtttaaaataaaattgttggaatgaaacaaatttaagTATTTACATGGTAACTGCATCTACACGATTTCGACATTTGGATGGAAAATACCAAATCTGATTCTTTTGGTATACGTTAatgaaacgcaaaaatgagtcTGAAAAGCGTATTCATATGTAGTTACTATGTACAAAATACCCTCCTGTGTACCTTCTTTTTAACCCTTTCTTTTATAAACAGTTCAAAGAAAATAGcctatacatttatttataacttaTTTATAACTATAAGCTAGGTTGTGAGAGTACTAACCAGCTAGTAATGTTCAATCCAAAATCAGACTAGAGGAATATGAGTTTCCTCGGTATATCTACGGTATATTCGAACACGGGAATGCTATTTCGGCATATTTGTGTGACTGTCAGACGGTATATCTTATTGTCAAATCCACAGTCACACTGGTTGGCGCGTTTTGTTGTCGCGTTGCccgtttttttgctttgcacaGGCCCTGCCtgataaaaatgttgtaatatTACTCTTATTACACGACCAGTGTTTCCTTCGACATAGCGAAAGGTGTGTAAAATTGTTCACTTTGCCCCCCGCCCCTGCAGATGGGTTCTGGAGTAAGCGAAGAAAAACGATATGTTGAAAAGCTAAAGAAGAAGAGGAGGAAAGAAAAGTATCTCTTCTCTATTTAAAAATGTGTGTCAGTGTATTGTGCGgcggcagcagaaaaaaagagcatAAGCAGCAAcataagcaaaagcaacaacaacaaaagtataataaataatagcTCTAGCACCGTTTTGGCGACGACTTCCCAAAGAGACCCTGAAGAGGTCTTTTAATTGTGGCATTGTTTTAGTATTTTTTCCCAGCATTCAATTTCCAAGACGTGTTTTGTGCCAAATAACAGCAAATTATTCCCCCCTTTTATTCGGGAATATAGTGAAGTGtggagtgtgcgtgtgttgagTCTTGGGAAAGGGGAACTtgaagtgtgcgtgtgtgtgtggtgtggaaGGAGGACCagtgctctgctgctgtcatcaTCCATCCTGTATCTCCCTTTCTCACCCATTGTTCAAGTGTGTCGTTTCGTTTCCCACGCATTATGCTCGCGCTTTGCTATTGGAATAGTTGGTATGTATGAACATTTTCAGCGAAATTACTGTATTTAACCGTATTATTTAGGGTAATtgcttttaaaataatttaaagccATAATAATACCCTCCCCTCGTACGGCGTcattttttcgaatttaaaGCATTATCAGGCGGCACTCATGCacatatacttatgtacatatgcttgTTTGCCTCTGTGTTTGTAATCATGTATGAGCGTTTTTCACACTAGATTTTTGTCACCCTGCCTTCGTTCTCCTcttacatatgcatacacacacacacacacacctgagACAACTCCACCATATGCCTTGCGCCCAACTGTCCGTCCCGTCTATCTGtcttctctgtctgtctgtcattcCACCCCATTTGCAGTGTATCTCTCTTActcgctgtaagtgtgtgtgtttgtatgtttgcGTCTGCCGCCGCCTTacgtgttgttgtttttggtcaacagaaaaaaaggaaatttattttcttgtttttaatgtttagGTGTGGTCGTGCCTTACACACATGAGGACATGTAACGTGTATGTGTATTACATGTATCCCCGCGGATTCAAGCGGAAGcattcaaaaaaaaagttttgtggTTGACATTGAACTCTCCGGCTGTTCCTCTCTCGCTTGCACTCAGTCTCACTCTCTTGGTGAATGTCCTCCTCCTAGGGTTTTCTTCGCTCTTCCCTCTCTACTCCTGAGTGAATATCCTTCTCCTTCCCTTTGCCTCCTGCAGTGGCGTCTTCCTCCCTATCCTCGTGCTGGTTTATTTCCTTCCATTGCCTTGGTTCCTCTTTCACTGTTTTGTTTCCCACTCCTTTCGCTAATGCCCCATCCCCGCTTTCTGCACCACTCTGTTGACTGCCTTTGCCGTTACTTTCCAAAAAAAAGTCGctcctggcctggcctttcatttttttcgctcgctttttggccacatttaCTTTTTCCTTATACCCTTTTTGGCACTGCAGAGAGATTTGGTGAAAGGAAGCAATTGGCACTAATGATTGGGGTAAATAATCCGCAGATCATGATTAATTTCCCTAAATAAAAGGTACATTTCCTCTCTAGTGAACTTCGATCAAAGCTAACCGCTCTAGGGGGAAATGATTTTTACTTTGACGCAGTTAGTACTCTTATTTCTATAGCACCTATCCATTACCGAATCTTATCCAATATTAATCCAATG
The sequence above is a segment of the Drosophila subobscura isolate 14011-0131.10 chromosome U, UCBerk_Dsub_1.0, whole genome shotgun sequence genome. Coding sequences within it:
- the LOC117902319 gene encoding RNA-binding motif protein, X-linked 2, giving the protein MNPLTNMKNVLKLSEHDLQQGAGKKSWHDMYRDSAWIFVAGFPYTLSEGDIICVFSQYGEVVNINLVRDSKTGKSKGFCFLCYEDQRSTVLAVDNLNGIKIMERSLRVDHVLDYKPPKENEKMDEETLRLYMEGCAPRPHMGDVKTEHKNKFKGK